One region of Niallia sp. Man26 genomic DNA includes:
- the pgsA gene encoding CDP-diacylglycerol--glycerol-3-phosphate 3-phosphatidyltransferase — MNLPNKITISRILLIPVFLVIMLADFSWGELELLGVSLPVTHFVGALLFILASTTDWVDGYFARKYNLVTDLGKFLDPLADKLLVSAALIVLVSFDMASAWITIVIISREFAVTGLRAILAKGGEVVAANMLGKIKTWAQIVAISALLLHNMIFELIGLQFDQIALWVALIFTIWSGWDYFAKNKHVFANSK; from the coding sequence ATGAATTTACCTAACAAAATAACCATTTCAAGAATACTGTTAATTCCGGTATTTTTAGTCATTATGCTTGCAGACTTTTCTTGGGGCGAACTGGAGCTGCTTGGCGTTTCATTGCCTGTGACTCATTTTGTCGGCGCACTTCTGTTCATTTTGGCATCGACAACAGATTGGGTTGACGGCTACTTCGCACGAAAATATAATCTCGTGACAGACTTGGGCAAATTTCTTGACCCTTTGGCAGATAAACTGCTTGTATCAGCTGCTCTAATTGTACTTGTAAGTTTTGATATGGCTTCTGCCTGGATTACTATTGTCATTATCAGCAGAGAATTTGCTGTAACAGGGCTGCGTGCTATTCTTGCAAAAGGCGGAGAAGTGGTCGCTGCAAACATGCTTGGGAAAATAAAGACATGGGCACAAATCGTCGCAATTTCCGCATTGCTTTTGCACAACATGATTTTTGAATTGATTGGACTACAATTCGATCAAATCGCTTTATGGGTTGCTTTAATCTTTACAATCTGGTCTGGTTGGGACTATTTCGCTAAGAATAAGCATGTTTTTGCTAATTCTAAATAA